One segment of Arthrobacter sp. MMS18-M83 DNA contains the following:
- a CDS encoding lipopolysaccharide assembly protein LapA domain-containing protein produces MVLLIIFFIQNQDMIAVKFLGWEGRLAQGIAFFMAAVGGGILVAIAGGARILQLRRNERRRRKTTGL; encoded by the coding sequence ATGGTGCTGTTGATAATCTTCTTCATCCAAAACCAAGACATGATCGCGGTCAAATTCCTTGGCTGGGAAGGCCGCCTGGCCCAGGGAATCGCGTTCTTCATGGCCGCCGTCGGAGGTGGAATACTCGTGGCAATCGCAGGCGGAGCACGAATCCTGCAGCTTCGCCGCAACGAGCGACGACGCCGGAAGACCACGGGCTTGTAG